From Thermoflavifilum aggregans, a single genomic window includes:
- a CDS encoding c-type cytochrome yields the protein MKYRHQFLALLAIALILSLGMAFTRPSQQPQHPRPQNLKVLPKDIDHASLIKIMHDFSEALDFRCVNCHVAKPNGDMDFASDAKPEKREAREMMRMMKKINRKYFGVKGNFVDVYMNAKITCYSCHHGQSHPAVAASHPEGQQQLPPPPPPASRP from the coding sequence ATGAAGTACCGACATCAGTTCCTTGCCCTGCTTGCCATTGCCCTGATTCTTAGTTTAGGTATGGCTTTCACCCGTCCTTCCCAGCAACCTCAACATCCTCGTCCGCAGAATCTGAAAGTTTTACCTAAAGATATTGATCATGCTTCGCTTATCAAAATCATGCATGATTTCAGTGAAGCATTAGATTTCCGGTGTGTCAATTGCCATGTCGCAAAACCGAATGGGGATATGGATTTTGCATCAGATGCCAAACCTGAAAAGCGTGAAGCCCGTGAGATGATGCGGATGATGAAAAAAATCAACCGCAAATATTTTGGTGTAAAAGGCAATTTTGTGGATGTGTACATGAACGCCAAGATCACCTGTTACAGCTGTCATCACGGCCAATCCCATCCTGCTGTGGCTGCCAGCCATCCGGAAGGGCAGCAACAGTTGCCTCCGCCACCTCCTCCGGCCAGCCGTCCCTGA
- a CDS encoding PorP/SprF family type IX secretion system membrane protein, translating to MWTSIPVRLIGLCLCLVVTVQARAQDPHFTQFFASPLTLNPANTGLFSGIGRIAANYRSQWGSIATPFVTGTVSADFQLLPGIIPANDILGVGGLLLYDETGGGGLKTEYAALSVAYHKALDMDENITLGVGGQVAVVQKRIDFSKLVFEDQLTSNGFDPTLPSGEYIPNASITYPDYDVGLIYNQLIGQWSSLYAGLSYYHISQPHESFLGANYHLHSRFTAHGGGVIGFNASTGFYFSGLFMKQGSATEIALGGAIGLLVNGLPETPTVFYVGSWYRYRDALNPYVGLQVNNVQVGISYDVNTSSLQAASLHRGGMEISLIYTYPPPGPNLKRYKCPRF from the coding sequence GTGTGGACATCTATACCCGTACGCCTGATAGGATTATGCCTGTGTCTTGTGGTAACGGTACAAGCCCGCGCCCAGGATCCGCATTTCACCCAATTCTTTGCCTCTCCGCTTACCCTGAATCCAGCCAATACCGGCCTTTTTTCAGGCATCGGAAGAATTGCCGCCAATTATCGCAGCCAATGGGGCAGTATCGCCACTCCATTTGTAACAGGAACGGTTTCGGCCGACTTTCAATTATTACCCGGTATTATTCCTGCAAATGATATCCTGGGGGTGGGTGGATTATTGCTTTACGACGAAACAGGCGGAGGAGGCCTGAAAACAGAATATGCTGCACTATCTGTAGCTTACCACAAGGCTTTGGATATGGATGAAAATATCACCCTGGGCGTGGGTGGACAGGTAGCCGTGGTACAAAAGAGAATTGATTTTTCCAAACTGGTATTCGAAGATCAGCTTACCAGCAATGGCTTTGACCCCACTTTGCCCAGCGGCGAATACATTCCAAATGCCAGCATCACCTATCCAGATTATGATGTGGGATTGATCTATAATCAGCTCATCGGTCAATGGTCCAGTTTGTATGCAGGTTTATCGTACTACCATATTTCCCAGCCACATGAATCATTTCTCGGAGCCAATTATCACCTGCATTCCCGCTTTACCGCACACGGCGGAGGAGTTATTGGATTCAACGCTTCAACCGGCTTTTATTTCAGCGGTCTTTTCATGAAACAGGGAAGTGCTACAGAAATCGCTCTCGGTGGCGCCATTGGCTTACTGGTAAATGGCCTGCCCGAAACACCAACCGTATTTTACGTGGGCAGCTGGTACCGCTACCGGGATGCTCTGAATCCCTACGTGGGCCTTCAGGTAAACAATGTGCAGGTAGGTATCAGCTATGATGTAAACACTTCAAGCCTGCAGGCTGCTTCGCTGCACAGGGGCGGAATGGAAATTTCCCTGATATATACCTATCCGCCTCCCGGACCTAACCTGAAGCGTTATAAATGTCCGAGATTCTGA
- the ade gene encoding adenine deaminase has protein sequence MEEAFSVSGNIVDVLNRRIFAGTLDIEQGRIARIREDNTIYGQYICPGFIDAHVHVESSLLTPAEFARLAVVHGTVATVSDPHEIANVLGIAGVEFMLENASRVPFKFFFGAPSCVPATRFETAGAVLDVHAVEQLLQKKDIWYLSEMMNFPGVLQQDPEVMGKIALARQYGKPVDGHAPGLRGEQARRYAEAGISTDHECTTLEEAQDKLNAGMHIIIREGSAARNFDALIPLLKAFPDRIMFCSDDKHPDSLIAGHINELVKRAFSKGHLLFDVLRAACLNPIRHYKLPVGCLQIGDPADFIVLDNFERLHILATYVEGKLVAREGKSLIPSVSSPAPNHFHPPKLKQEDLEVKAPSGSPCSIRVIEAIDGQIVTGAAQAFARIHDGKIISDTQQDILKLVVINRYKTARPAIAFIRGFGLKRGAIASSVAHDSHNLIAVGVNDEMILKAIQAIVPHGGGLSVVHEHRQLVLPLPVAGLMSAEDGYAVARKYEQLDAEAKALGSKLRAPFMTLSFMALLVIPRLKLSDQGLFDGEQFRFTNLFI, from the coding sequence ATGGAAGAAGCATTTTCTGTCAGCGGAAATATTGTGGATGTATTGAACCGGCGCATATTTGCCGGCACATTGGATATTGAACAGGGTCGCATTGCCAGGATTCGGGAAGATAATACCATTTACGGGCAATACATCTGTCCGGGTTTTATTGATGCCCATGTACACGTAGAAAGCTCTTTGCTTACTCCTGCGGAATTTGCCAGGCTGGCTGTTGTCCATGGCACCGTTGCAACCGTATCCGATCCTCACGAAATTGCCAACGTACTCGGCATTGCAGGCGTGGAATTTATGCTTGAGAATGCATCACGGGTACCTTTTAAATTCTTCTTCGGAGCCCCGAGTTGTGTACCGGCCACCCGTTTTGAGACAGCAGGTGCAGTGCTCGACGTACATGCAGTAGAACAACTGCTGCAAAAGAAAGATATCTGGTATCTGAGTGAAATGATGAACTTCCCGGGTGTATTGCAACAGGATCCGGAGGTGATGGGAAAAATTGCCCTGGCCAGGCAATATGGCAAGCCTGTGGATGGGCATGCGCCCGGCCTGAGAGGTGAACAGGCCCGCCGGTATGCCGAAGCCGGCATCAGCACGGATCATGAATGCACGACTCTTGAAGAAGCACAGGACAAGCTCAATGCCGGGATGCACATCATCATCCGGGAAGGGAGCGCAGCCCGCAATTTTGACGCACTGATCCCCCTGCTGAAAGCATTTCCTGACCGCATCATGTTTTGCAGTGATGACAAACATCCCGATAGCCTGATTGCGGGACATATCAATGAGCTGGTGAAGAGGGCCTTCTCCAAAGGACATCTGCTGTTTGATGTGCTTCGTGCGGCATGCCTCAATCCGATCCGGCATTACAAGCTTCCGGTGGGCTGCCTGCAAATCGGCGATCCGGCCGATTTCATTGTGCTGGATAATTTCGAACGGCTGCATATCCTTGCCACCTATGTAGAAGGCAAACTCGTTGCCCGGGAAGGCAAATCACTCATTCCGTCTGTTTCCAGCCCGGCTCCCAATCATTTTCATCCCCCAAAACTCAAACAGGAAGATCTGGAGGTAAAGGCACCGTCGGGCTCTCCCTGCTCCATCCGCGTCATTGAAGCTATTGACGGCCAAATCGTTACCGGTGCGGCTCAAGCCTTTGCCCGGATTCATGATGGAAAAATCATCAGCGATACCCAGCAGGATATCCTGAAGCTTGTGGTTATCAACCGGTATAAAACTGCTCGGCCGGCTATCGCATTCATCCGCGGATTTGGGTTGAAACGCGGGGCCATTGCTTCATCCGTGGCTCATGACAGCCATAACCTGATTGCTGTGGGGGTAAACGACGAGATGATCCTGAAGGCTATTCAGGCAATCGTGCCTCACGGGGGTGGCCTGAGTGTGGTGCATGAACACAGGCAACTGGTGCTTCCTTTGCCCGTGGCCGGGCTGATGAGTGCGGAAGATGGTTATGCCGTTGCCCGAAAATATGAACAACTCGATGCAGAAGCCAAAGCCCTCGGTTCCAAATTGCGCGCTCCTTTCATGACACTTTCCTTTATGGCTTTGCTGGTGATTCCCCGTCTTAAACTGAGCGACCAAGGTCTGTTCGATGGTGAACAATTCCGGTTTACCAATTTGTTTATCTGA
- a CDS encoding DNA-3-methyladenine glycosylase encodes MTRISCKLPLSFYRRPDVVSIARELLGKKLVTCIDGRLTSGIIVETEAYAGVGDRASHGYGGRRTARNEMLYHAGGVAYVYLCYGIHHLFNVVTNQEGVPHAVLVRAVEPVEGIPEMLRRTGKQKPDYSLTAGPGALSRALGIHYRLHNGEPLTGNLIWIEDAPPVPEDAIVATTRVGVAYAQEDAWLPYRFYVRDNPWVSKAKGLKA; translated from the coding sequence ATGACCAGGATTTCGTGCAAATTACCGCTTTCTTTTTACCGCCGTCCGGATGTGGTGAGTATAGCCAGGGAATTGCTGGGCAAAAAGCTGGTCACCTGTATTGACGGCAGGCTTACCAGCGGAATAATCGTTGAAACCGAAGCATATGCCGGAGTTGGAGATCGGGCGTCACATGGCTATGGAGGGCGCCGAACGGCCCGTAATGAAATGCTCTACCATGCAGGTGGTGTGGCTTATGTGTATCTCTGCTATGGCATCCATCATTTGTTTAATGTGGTTACCAACCAAGAAGGGGTGCCTCATGCCGTATTGGTCCGGGCCGTTGAGCCTGTAGAAGGCATACCGGAAATGTTGCGCAGAACGGGTAAGCAGAAGCCCGATTACAGCCTCACAGCCGGCCCCGGAGCTCTCTCGCGGGCATTGGGCATTCATTATCGCCTGCACAACGGGGAGCCATTAACCGGTAACCTGATCTGGATCGAAGATGCGCCACCCGTCCCGGAAGATGCCATCGTGGCCACAACCCGTGTGGGCGTGGCCTATGCGCAGGAAGATGCCTGGCTGCCCTATCGGTTTTATGTGCGGGATAATCCCTGGGTAAGCAAGGCGAAGGGGTTGAAAGCCTGA
- a CDS encoding anhydro-N-acetylmuramic acid kinase, with protein sequence MIYKAIGVMSGSSGDGLDVVYAQFHERGGKWEYYLEAAECFPYPEPMLCQLQQIPQLDALAYKRLDIALGRFIGEKILAFMEKHGLQYRVDLIGSHGHTGFHRPEEGFSDQLGNGAVIAAMTGLPVVTELRMLDVALGGQGAPIVPVGEKCLFPNYPWLLNIGGIANLSFHGETLSVAFDVCPANQILNRLAMLRHQPFDRDGELAASGHVEEALLHQLNAWSYYDRPFPKSMSNEWIAATVWPLLEQYDATVEDKLATFCEHISVQLARAIAQVRERFPEARQATSLLATGGGVFHKYLLSRIRAALQPMEVEVIVPDAETVKFKEALIMAFLAIRRWREESTTLASVTGARYDSIGGALWMGHQP encoded by the coding sequence ATGATTTATAAGGCTATTGGTGTCATGTCGGGAAGTTCGGGTGATGGGCTGGATGTGGTATATGCACAGTTTCACGAGAGAGGAGGAAAATGGGAATACTATCTGGAAGCTGCGGAATGTTTCCCTTACCCCGAGCCTATGCTTTGCCAGCTTCAGCAGATCCCTCAGCTGGATGCGCTTGCCTATAAACGGCTGGATATAGCGTTGGGACGATTTATCGGCGAGAAAATTCTTGCATTCATGGAAAAACATGGTTTGCAGTACCGGGTTGATTTGATCGGCTCCCATGGGCATACGGGTTTTCACCGGCCGGAGGAGGGGTTCAGTGATCAGCTGGGCAACGGAGCGGTGATTGCTGCCATGACCGGGCTTCCGGTGGTAACGGAGTTGCGCATGCTCGATGTGGCGTTGGGGGGGCAGGGTGCGCCCATTGTGCCGGTGGGCGAAAAATGCCTGTTCCCCAATTATCCCTGGCTTTTGAATATCGGTGGCATTGCCAACCTGAGTTTTCACGGTGAAACACTTTCAGTGGCTTTTGATGTATGTCCGGCCAATCAGATACTCAATCGGCTGGCCATGCTCCGGCATCAGCCTTTCGATCGGGATGGCGAACTGGCGGCAAGTGGTCATGTGGAGGAAGCATTGTTGCATCAGCTGAATGCATGGTCTTATTACGACAGGCCTTTTCCCAAATCTATGTCCAATGAATGGATTGCAGCGACGGTGTGGCCTTTGCTTGAACAGTATGATGCAACCGTGGAAGATAAGCTGGCCACTTTTTGTGAACATATCTCCGTACAATTGGCCCGGGCTATAGCGCAGGTACGGGAGCGGTTTCCTGAAGCCAGGCAGGCCACTTCACTTCTGGCAACCGGTGGGGGCGTTTTTCATAAGTATCTGCTTTCCCGCATCCGTGCTGCGCTACAACCCATGGAGGTGGAAGTGATTGTGCCCGATGCAGAAACGGTAAAATTCAAGGAGGCTTTGATCATGGCTTTCCTGGCTATCCGCCGCTGGCGGGAGGAAAGTACCACGCTGGCATCAGTTACCGGCGCCAGGTATGATAGCATCGGAGGCGCTTTGTGGATGGGCCATCAGCCCTGA
- a CDS encoding chloride channel protein: MSDIHSDTGAQAGQPKGQSIPVATSFEGLREAQGKLLAVPRSGLSQRVIYLTLQAIFNAVLIGFMAKVMIWLINFFTNLCFYGRFSIAPAAPTNTVMGWLTILMPVAGGLVVGLMARYGSPGIRGHGIPEAMERILTGRSKVPPIITFLKPISAAVSIGSGGPFGAEGPIISTGGALGSLAGQIMRITDNERKIMLAAGAAAGMTAIFGSPLASVLLAVELLLFEFSPRSLIPVTLSCATADVMHFILFEQTPIFAMPAIPESNGLALTVYLLMGLVVGIISAFVSKSVYWVEDLFGKTGIHWMWWPAIGAVVVGVVGYFAPVTMGVGYDNIRLLLSGHIGISVMLTLFLLKYISWFISLGTGTSGGTLAPLFTIGGGLGALLGFLLLHLFPSLPLEMPVCALVGMAAMFAGATRALLTSIVFVVETTGQLHGLLPVLGACTAAYTVSFFLMKGTILTEKIERRGIHSPDTYEPDILQRVLVKDVIGEAVNVLSAYNTIRDAKEWIKNNEFASRMSCFVVVDAQEKLVGIARRKDIFSHEHAPDMPIAGLVQKQICAVSPHDPLSAAVDAMDECQTDVIPVVDPVDGDVIGLITYQNIVAAYHKRKEEESLFRRSIWLKRKGVQIVLKGRELLGWERERMKKGSSRTDA, from the coding sequence ATGTCTGATATACATTCCGATACCGGGGCGCAGGCAGGTCAGCCCAAGGGCCAGTCTATCCCTGTAGCTACCAGCTTTGAAGGGCTCAGGGAGGCGCAGGGCAAATTGCTGGCTGTACCCCGCAGTGGTCTTTCCCAAAGGGTCATTTATCTCACTTTGCAGGCCATATTCAATGCGGTTTTGATTGGCTTTATGGCCAAGGTGATGATTTGGCTGATCAATTTTTTCACCAATCTCTGCTTTTATGGCCGCTTTTCCATTGCACCCGCCGCCCCCACGAATACGGTTATGGGATGGTTGACCATCCTGATGCCGGTAGCGGGCGGATTGGTGGTGGGCCTGATGGCCAGGTATGGTTCACCGGGCATTCGCGGACATGGCATTCCTGAAGCCATGGAACGCATTCTCACGGGCCGCAGCAAGGTACCGCCCATCATCACCTTTTTAAAACCTATATCAGCAGCGGTATCCATTGGCAGTGGTGGCCCTTTTGGAGCAGAAGGTCCTATCATTTCTACGGGTGGTGCCTTGGGATCACTGGCCGGGCAGATCATGCGCATCACGGATAATGAACGGAAAATCATGCTTGCTGCGGGTGCTGCAGCAGGCATGACGGCTATTTTCGGCAGCCCTCTGGCTTCGGTACTGCTGGCAGTTGAACTGTTGTTGTTTGAATTCTCTCCCCGCTCCCTTATCCCGGTAACCCTTAGCTGCGCTACCGCAGATGTCATGCATTTTATTTTGTTTGAACAGACACCCATTTTTGCGATGCCTGCTATTCCGGAATCCAACGGATTGGCGTTGACGGTTTATTTGCTTATGGGCCTGGTAGTAGGCATTATTTCGGCATTTGTATCCAAAAGTGTGTATTGGGTGGAAGACTTGTTCGGTAAAACAGGCATTCACTGGATGTGGTGGCCAGCCATAGGAGCTGTTGTGGTGGGTGTGGTGGGTTATTTTGCTCCGGTGACGATGGGTGTGGGATATGATAACATCCGCTTGCTATTGTCGGGGCATATAGGTATTTCCGTGATGCTGACCCTGTTTCTGCTGAAATATATATCATGGTTTATTTCGCTGGGAACAGGTACCTCTGGCGGCACGCTTGCACCTTTGTTTACCATTGGGGGTGGCCTGGGGGCATTGCTAGGGTTTTTATTGCTGCATCTTTTTCCTTCTCTGCCGCTTGAAATGCCTGTCTGCGCACTGGTGGGCATGGCTGCCATGTTTGCCGGAGCTACCCGGGCACTGTTGACATCTATTGTGTTTGTGGTGGAAACTACCGGCCAGTTACATGGTTTGCTGCCTGTGCTGGGTGCCTGTACAGCCGCTTACACTGTTTCATTCTTTCTGATGAAGGGCACTATTCTTACCGAAAAAATTGAACGCAGAGGTATTCATTCACCCGACACGTATGAACCGGATATTTTGCAGCGGGTATTGGTGAAAGATGTGATTGGCGAAGCCGTAAATGTGCTAAGCGCATACAATACCATCCGAGATGCCAAAGAGTGGATCAAAAACAATGAATTTGCCTCACGCATGAGTTGTTTTGTGGTGGTGGATGCTCAGGAAAAGCTGGTGGGAATTGCGCGCAGAAAAGATATTTTCAGCCATGAACATGCTCCGGATATGCCCATTGCAGGGTTGGTACAAAAACAAATTTGTGCCGTATCGCCCCATGATCCGCTTAGCGCGGCTGTGGACGCTATGGATGAATGCCAGACCGATGTGATACCTGTGGTGGATCCGGTGGATGGAGATGTGATTGGCTTAATAACCTATCAGAATATTGTAGCAGCTTATCATAAGCGAAAGGAAGAGGAAAGCCTTTTTCGGCGTTCCATCTGGTTAAAGCGCAAGGGCGTACAGATTGTGTTGAAAGGCCGAGAATTGCTGGGATGGGAAAGAGAGCGGATGAAGAAAGGTTCTTCCCGTACAGATGCCTGA
- a CDS encoding SAM-dependent methyltransferase, with product MNPPSAKGCLYLIPAPLHETALQCLPEEISEVLKRVRILYVEKATTARRFIRKLLPDLNLEEKVWVEMDKHGDISLRELRQWLQAGEEVGVLSEAGCPGVADPGQQLVAEAHRLGARVVPLTGPNAMLLALMASGMNGQQFRFCGYLPVESRQRRQAVLTLERRAQDTRETQIFIETPYRNSSLLQVLIQLLKPATWLCVAAGLTSPEAFIRSAPVSEWKKSPLPDLQKKPAVFLIGFPAQ from the coding sequence ATGAATCCACCATCCGCCAAAGGCTGCTTATACCTCATCCCTGCACCTCTTCATGAAACGGCGCTGCAATGCCTGCCGGAAGAAATCAGCGAAGTGCTGAAACGGGTTCGTATTTTATATGTGGAAAAAGCTACAACTGCCAGGCGGTTTATCAGAAAGCTGCTTCCGGATCTGAATTTGGAAGAAAAAGTATGGGTTGAAATGGATAAACACGGAGATATCTCGCTGAGAGAGCTCCGGCAATGGCTTCAGGCCGGCGAAGAAGTGGGTGTATTGAGTGAAGCGGGTTGCCCGGGCGTTGCCGATCCCGGTCAGCAGCTGGTAGCCGAAGCCCATCGGCTGGGAGCCCGTGTAGTGCCACTCACTGGTCCGAATGCCATGTTGCTGGCACTAATGGCCTCTGGCATGAACGGACAGCAATTCCGGTTTTGTGGTTATCTGCCTGTAGAAAGCCGGCAAAGACGCCAGGCTGTGCTGACACTCGAACGTCGCGCGCAAGATACCCGCGAAACACAGATCTTCATAGAGACACCCTATAGAAATTCAAGCCTGTTACAGGTGCTGATACAGCTATTAAAGCCTGCAACCTGGCTTTGTGTGGCTGCCGGACTTACCTCCCCGGAAGCATTTATCAGGAGTGCTCCCGTTTCAGAATGGAAAAAATCACCTTTGCCGGATTTGCAGAAAAAACCAGCCGTGTTTCTGATTGGCTTTCCCGCTCAGTAA
- a CDS encoding LuxR C-terminal-related transcriptional regulator: protein MQVLREDAQAYKGSASNDDIFEPPLREIFDRAPALVYLRNQLTGGIVWCNRATEEAFGLPAETIYQLGNNLFEKILYPDDFYLAALSNQHYQEKDENFAGVIRVRRADSNTYRWFTGVSTPFRYTAEGKVWLTLCVFIDFTSAVYTQPQLSEALHETLTQRYKNIHDSLTPREKEIIKLLVAGYTTKQIAKELYLSSYTVEGYRKSIRLKLNVNSTPQLVALAKQIGLE, encoded by the coding sequence ATGCAAGTACTTAGGGAAGATGCACAGGCATACAAAGGTTCGGCAAGTAATGATGATATTTTTGAACCACCTCTCCGGGAAATTTTTGACAGAGCACCAGCCCTGGTGTATCTGAGAAATCAGCTTACCGGTGGTATTGTGTGGTGCAACAGGGCCACTGAAGAGGCTTTTGGATTACCTGCGGAAACCATTTATCAATTGGGAAACAATCTTTTTGAAAAGATCCTGTACCCGGATGATTTTTATCTGGCAGCTCTCAGCAACCAGCATTATCAGGAAAAAGATGAAAATTTTGCCGGAGTTATCCGCGTACGCCGGGCGGACAGCAATACCTACCGGTGGTTTACAGGTGTTTCCACTCCTTTCCGATACACGGCAGAAGGCAAAGTATGGCTTACGCTTTGCGTATTTATTGATTTTACCTCTGCTGTCTATACCCAACCACAACTCAGCGAAGCCCTCCACGAAACCCTTACCCAGCGCTATAAAAACATCCACGACTCCCTTACGCCCCGCGAAAAGGAAATTATCAAACTTCTCGTAGCCGGTTATACGACCAAACAGATTGCGAAAGAATTGTATTTAAGCAGTTATACGGTTGAAGGATACCGGAAAAGTATCCGCCTTAAACTCAACGTAAACAGTACGCCGCAACTGGTTGCTCTCGCGAAACAAATTGGATTGGAGTAA
- the upp gene encoding uracil phosphoribosyltransferase gives MYFAAMIAGQPTIINLSKQHSILNEWIYEIRSVDIQTDRMRFRRNLERIAEIAAFEISKHLPYVKKTCTTPLGRATCHVLEQQPVVATILRAGLPMHQGLLNYFDKADNAFISAYRKHHEDGSFHINLEYLSCPPLEGRYLIICDPMLATGASLVKSIELLLECGQPAQIHVVAAIACTVGIDHLRRHIPQAYVWAGDIDEELTAKGYIVPGLGDAGDLAFGSKQQQ, from the coding sequence TTGTATTTTGCTGCCATGATTGCCGGACAGCCTACCATCATCAATCTGAGCAAGCAACATTCTATTCTGAATGAATGGATTTATGAAATCCGTTCGGTTGATATACAGACCGATCGGATGCGTTTTCGCAGAAATCTGGAGCGTATAGCCGAAATAGCGGCTTTTGAAATCAGCAAACATTTGCCGTATGTAAAAAAAACCTGCACCACGCCCCTGGGTCGTGCCACCTGCCATGTGCTGGAACAACAGCCGGTAGTGGCTACCATCCTGCGTGCCGGATTACCCATGCATCAGGGTTTGCTGAATTATTTTGATAAAGCCGATAATGCCTTTATTTCCGCCTATCGCAAGCATCACGAAGACGGATCGTTTCATATCAATCTGGAATATCTTTCCTGTCCACCCCTGGAAGGACGTTACCTTATCATTTGTGATCCGATGCTGGCCACCGGTGCATCGCTGGTGAAATCCATTGAGTTATTGCTGGAATGCGGCCAGCCGGCCCAGATTCATGTGGTGGCAGCCATTGCCTGTACGGTTGGTATCGATCATCTGCGCAGGCATATCCCACAGGCGTATGTTTGGGCCGGTGATATCGACGAGGAACTCACCGCAAAGGGATACATCGTTCCCGGACTGGGCGATGCGGGCGATCTGGCCTTCGGAAGCAAACAACAACAATAA